A stretch of Pseudomonadota bacterium DNA encodes these proteins:
- a CDS encoding transporter substrate-binding domain-containing protein encodes MGKISKTIWTVVLCLTCIFLISTCSSNSDNSLDRVNKAGYMGFGMSSGYPPFCFYNNRTELVGYDVDVANEIAKRLGVQPKLIDTEWKDIINNLNAGVYDGIVSSMSVTDERMVLVNFSIPYYYSKSVLVVSKDAPYKSHADMKGKIIGVEAGTMFESDAKRMGEVNIRTFNTSDQALLALHNKLIDGVITDEIVANYVAGTKKFNLEPLSEPLRRDKIAVALRKGDNALLKKVNEILKAMQEDGTLRNLSAKIIKNKYK; translated from the coding sequence ATGGGTAAAATCAGTAAAACCATATGGACCGTCGTTTTATGTTTGACGTGTATATTTTTGATTTCTACCTGCTCATCAAACAGCGATAATTCTTTGGACAGGGTAAATAAGGCCGGTTACATGGGTTTCGGCATGAGTAGCGGCTATCCACCGTTCTGTTTTTATAATAATAGAACTGAATTGGTTGGATATGATGTCGATGTGGCAAATGAAATCGCAAAAAGGCTGGGCGTGCAACCGAAACTAATCGACACTGAGTGGAAAGACATCATCAACAATTTGAATGCAGGGGTATATGATGGTATTGTCAGTAGCATGTCTGTCACCGATGAACGGATGGTGTTGGTAAACTTCTCTATACCTTATTACTATAGTAAATCTGTTCTTGTGGTTAGTAAGGATGCGCCATATAAGTCTCATGCAGATATGAAAGGAAAAATCATTGGTGTTGAGGCAGGGACGATGTTTGAAAGTGATGCCAAAAGAATGGGAGAAGTCAATATCCGTACCTTTAATACCAGTGATCAGGCCCTTTTGGCGCTTCACAATAAGCTTATAGATGGTGTAATTACGGACGAAATAGTAGCCAATTATGTTGCCGGCACAAAGAAATTCAACTTAGAACCATTGAGTGAGCCTCTCCGCAGGGATAAAATTGCTGTGGCCCTCCGCAAAGGAGATAATGCCTTACTTAAAAAGGTGAATGAAATCCTGAAGGCTATGCAGGAAGACGGTACCCTGAGAAACCTGTCTGCAAAAATAATTAAAAACAAGTATAAGTGA
- a CDS encoding MoaD/ThiS family protein, with protein sequence MKVECDGKTLEYDKPMAIYRLMEHLSLNRETHLAMVNNRLVTEDYRAGKDDAVKFIKVVSGG encoded by the coding sequence ATGAAAGTCGAATGTGACGGTAAGACGCTCGAATATGACAAACCCATGGCAATCTATAGGCTGATGGAACATCTTTCGCTGAACAGGGAGACCCATCTTGCCATGGTTAACAACCGGCTTGTTACGGAAGATTACAGGGCAGGCAAAGATGATGCGGTAAAATTCATAAAGGTGGTATCGGGCGGTTGA